One genomic region from Deltaproteobacteria bacterium encodes:
- the efp gene encoding elongation factor P, which produces MFTTSDFRNGLKIEFEGDPYVIVYFQHVKPGKGGAFVRTKLKNLKTGAVLEHTFRSGDKVDKPDLEDREMQFMYRMENVCHFMDTSTYEQIYLDDDHIGDAGNYLIENLPVRILFYRGEPIGIELPIFIELKIVETEPGVRGDTVSGASKPAKLESGAVVQVPLFLNEGDRIKVDTRTGSYIERA; this is translated from the coding sequence ATGTTTACGACATCGGATTTCCGCAACGGCCTCAAGATCGAGTTCGAGGGCGATCCGTACGTCATCGTCTATTTCCAGCACGTGAAACCCGGAAAGGGAGGAGCTTTCGTCCGGACGAAACTGAAGAACCTCAAGACGGGCGCCGTGCTCGAGCACACATTCCGGAGCGGCGACAAGGTCGACAAGCCGGACCTGGAAGACCGCGAAATGCAGTTCATGTATCGCATGGAGAACGTCTGCCACTTCATGGATACGTCGACCTACGAGCAGATCTACCTTGACGACGATCATATAGGAGATGCGGGCAACTACCTGATCGAGAACCTGCCGGTCCGGATCCTCTTCTACCGGGGAGAACCGATCGGGATCGAGCTCCCCATATTCATCGAGCTGAAGATAGTCGAGACGGAGCCGGGCGTCAGGGGCGATACCGTCAGCGGGGCCAGCAAGCCCGCGAAGCTGGAATCGGGAGCGGTCGTCCAGGTGCCGTTGTTCCTGAACGAAGGGGACAGGATCAAGGTGGATACACGCACCGGATCATATATCGAACGAGCATAG
- the accB gene encoding acetyl-CoA carboxylase biotin carboxyl carrier protein, with product MNLKEIKEILELLKGSDVTELEVARGDNRLKVRRGSVAEVRPAAAAPPPPPPAPAKEAAPKPNVKEIVSPIVGTFYRAPAPDAAPFVEVGARVTKGQVLCIVEAMKIMNQIESDASGTVAAILVENAQPVAYGQPLFHIALD from the coding sequence ATGAATCTCAAGGAGATAAAGGAAATCCTGGAGCTCCTTAAAGGATCCGACGTTACGGAACTGGAAGTGGCCAGGGGAGATAACAGGCTGAAGGTGCGCCGCGGAAGCGTGGCCGAGGTCCGCCCTGCGGCCGCCGCGCCGCCACCGCCTCCTCCCGCGCCTGCGAAGGAGGCGGCCCCCAAGCCCAACGTGAAGGAGATCGTTTCCCCCATCGTTGGGACGTTTTACCGGGCTCCGGCCCCCGACGCCGCGCCGTTCGTGGAAGTCGGCGCGCGGGTGACGAAGGGGCAGGTGCTCTGCATCGTGGAAGCCATGAAGATCATGAACCAGATCGAATCCGATGCAAGCGGCACGGTAGCTGCGATCCTCGTGGAAAACGCACAACCCGTGGCCTACGGGCAGCCGCTGTTCCACATCGCGCTGGATTAG
- the accC gene encoding acetyl-CoA carboxylase biotin carboxylase subunit produces MIHKVLIANRGEIAVRIIRSCREMGIKTVAIYSTADRNAMHVHMADQSVCVGPPESAESYLNVPSILSAIEITDADSVHPGYGFLAENPAFAEICENYGVKFIGPSSEAIRLMGDKIEARRAVQKVKVPVVPGSDTSVTEEDEGLKISKEIGFPVIIKAAAGGGGRGMKIVHSPASFINAFLTAQSEALSAFGVADVYIEKYFEQSRHVEVQVMGDRFGNVVHLGDRDCSVQRRHQKLIEEAPAPFIPARTRNRLWKSAVDAAAAVNYNNVGTVEFLYAPDGEFYFLEMNTRIQVEHPVTEAVTGVDIVREQFRIADGKKLRFEQKDIHFRGHAIECRINAEDPESFVPSPGTIRSCLFPGGFGVRVDTAIYPGYVVPPTYDSLLGKLIVHGEDRNEAIMRMRRALDELRIEGVKTTTDLHKKMMSNTDFTEGRLWTNFLAKGRT; encoded by the coding sequence ATGATCCATAAAGTTCTCATAGCCAACCGCGGGGAGATCGCGGTACGCATCATACGCAGCTGCCGCGAGATGGGCATCAAGACCGTTGCGATCTATTCCACCGCCGACCGGAACGCCATGCACGTGCACATGGCCGACCAGTCGGTCTGCGTCGGTCCTCCCGAGAGCGCGGAGAGCTACCTCAACGTCCCCTCCATACTGAGCGCGATCGAGATCACTGATGCCGACTCGGTCCATCCCGGATACGGTTTCCTCGCGGAGAACCCGGCGTTCGCCGAAATCTGCGAGAACTACGGCGTCAAATTCATAGGCCCCTCCTCCGAAGCGATCCGGCTGATGGGGGACAAGATCGAGGCCCGCCGTGCCGTGCAGAAGGTGAAGGTCCCCGTGGTCCCCGGGAGCGACACCTCCGTCACGGAGGAAGACGAAGGGCTGAAAATATCCAAGGAAATAGGGTTCCCCGTCATCATCAAGGCGGCCGCAGGCGGAGGCGGGCGCGGGATGAAGATCGTGCACAGCCCGGCATCCTTCATCAACGCTTTCCTCACCGCCCAGTCGGAGGCGCTGTCGGCATTCGGCGTTGCTGACGTCTACATCGAAAAGTATTTCGAGCAGTCCCGGCACGTCGAGGTACAGGTCATGGGCGACCGTTTCGGCAACGTCGTCCACCTTGGCGACCGCGACTGCTCGGTGCAGCGCCGGCACCAGAAGCTGATCGAGGAAGCTCCTGCACCCTTCATCCCGGCCCGGACACGCAATCGGCTGTGGAAATCGGCGGTGGATGCCGCCGCCGCGGTAAACTACAACAATGTGGGGACCGTCGAATTCCTGTACGCGCCGGACGGGGAGTTCTATTTTCTCGAGATGAACACGCGAATCCAGGTGGAGCACCCGGTGACCGAGGCGGTCACCGGGGTCGACATAGTCCGGGAGCAGTTCCGCATCGCGGACGGGAAAAAGCTGCGTTTCGAGCAGAAGGACATCCACTTCCGCGGGCACGCCATCGAATGCCGCATCAACGCGGAGGACCCGGAAAGCTTCGTACCATCGCCGGGAACGATCCGATCGTGCCTCTTTCCGGGGGGATTCGGGGTTCGCGTCGATACGGCCATTTATCCCGGCTACGTCGTCCCGCCCACTTACGATTCCCTTTTGGGGAAGCTGATCGTCCACGGGGAAGACCGGAACGAGGCGATAATGCGTATGCGGAGGGCGCTGGACGAACTCCGGATCGAGGGCGTGAAGACGACGACGGACCTGCACAAGAAAATGATGAGCAACACCGATTTCACCGAGGGGCGGCTATGGACGAACTTCCTCGCGAAGGGAAGGACATGA